Proteins encoded within one genomic window of Brenneria nigrifluens DSM 30175 = ATCC 13028:
- a CDS encoding ABC transporter permease, with translation MLITVLALITLFGLASDNFLDPYNIINILRSIAIVTVIAIGVSISLSVGGFDLSVGSTASLANALVISLFVWHGFGTTGAIVLTLLLCTLVGLFNAFLIVVLKIPDMLATLASLFVIQGVAMTYSYGGSITQNMVLPGGEIAEGLIPEFFSTLGQVPVIVVIMLVVTLVVQLYLSLTKHGRRMYAIGGNPEAARLAGIRTARYRVQAYIFSSLLAALGGILLASRIGSSQVNAGGGYLMDAVAAAYIGFSLAGSGKPNALGTLVGAVILGVLQNGLVMLSVPYYAMDIIKGLVLALALAITYIQKR, from the coding sequence ATGCTGATCACCGTTCTGGCGCTGATTACCCTTTTCGGCCTGGCATCGGATAACTTTCTCGATCCCTACAACATCATCAATATCCTGCGCTCCATCGCCATCGTCACGGTGATTGCCATCGGCGTATCCATTTCCCTCTCCGTGGGCGGGTTCGACCTTTCCGTCGGATCGACGGCTTCGCTTGCCAACGCGCTGGTGATTTCGCTGTTCGTCTGGCACGGCTTCGGCACCACCGGAGCCATCGTCCTGACGCTGCTGCTGTGTACGCTGGTGGGGCTGTTTAACGCCTTTCTGATCGTGGTGCTGAAAATCCCCGATATGCTGGCGACGCTCGCCAGCCTGTTTGTCATTCAGGGCGTGGCGATGACCTACAGCTACGGCGGTTCCATCACCCAGAATATGGTGCTGCCCGGCGGCGAAATAGCCGAAGGCCTTATCCCCGAGTTTTTCTCCACGCTGGGGCAGGTTCCGGTGATTGTCGTCATCATGCTGGTGGTGACGCTGGTGGTGCAACTTTATCTGTCGCTGACCAAACACGGCCGCCGCATGTACGCCATTGGCGGCAACCCGGAAGCGGCGCGTCTGGCGGGCATCAGAACGGCGCGCTATCGGGTTCAGGCGTATATCTTCTCTTCGCTGCTGGCGGCGCTGGGGGGAATTTTACTGGCCTCGCGCATCGGCTCCTCACAGGTCAACGCCGGCGGAGGCTATTTAATGGACGCGGTGGCCGCCGCCTATATCGGTTTCTCGCTGGCGGGTTCCGGCAAGCCGAATGCGTTGGGAACGCTGGTCGGCGCGGTGATTCTCGGCGTACTGCAAAACGGGCTGGTGATGCTCTCCGTGCCATACTACGCCATGGATATCATCAAAGGCCTGGTGCTGGCGCTGGCGCTGGCCATCACCTACATCCAGAAACGCTAA
- a CDS encoding 2-hydroxyacid dehydrogenase encodes MLKITFLDKGALPETIFLKKNSFRRPQCRHEWIEYSHTPPELVIARAKNSDIIITSKTVLTREILTALPAVKLIAVTATGTNNIDTVAAAELGISVKNVANYSTQAVSEHAIAMIFALKHSLIGWYRDQLGDRWAIQPQFSYFDHPVKDIAGSTLGIIGAGAIGREVARLATALGMKVLFAERRGVAQCRPGYLPFEQVLQSADTLSLHCPLSDETRCLINSHTLALCKPTVSIVNTARGGLIDEAALLSALNHRRIAGAALDCLTQEPPAKDNPLMNAAKILPNLLITPHIGWTSASSLQVLMEKTVENIDEFVQQNGY; translated from the coding sequence ATGTTAAAAATTACCTTTTTAGATAAGGGCGCATTGCCTGAAACTATTTTTTTGAAAAAAAATAGTTTCAGGCGTCCACAATGCCGCCATGAATGGATTGAATATAGCCATACTCCTCCTGAGCTGGTTATTGCCCGGGCGAAAAACAGCGATATCATTATCACCAGTAAAACGGTATTGACGCGGGAAATCCTGACGGCGTTACCCGCGGTTAAACTGATTGCGGTAACGGCTACCGGCACCAATAATATTGATACCGTCGCCGCCGCGGAACTGGGCATCAGCGTAAAGAACGTGGCCAATTATTCCACCCAGGCGGTTTCCGAACACGCCATCGCCATGATTTTCGCGCTTAAACATAGCCTGATAGGCTGGTATCGCGATCAGCTTGGCGATCGCTGGGCCATTCAGCCGCAGTTTTCCTATTTTGACCATCCGGTAAAAGATATCGCCGGTTCAACGCTGGGAATCATTGGCGCCGGGGCCATTGGCCGCGAAGTGGCGCGCCTGGCCACGGCGCTGGGGATGAAAGTCCTGTTCGCCGAACGCAGGGGCGTGGCGCAGTGCCGTCCGGGGTATTTACCGTTTGAACAGGTCTTGCAGTCTGCGGATACCCTTTCCCTGCACTGCCCGTTAAGCGATGAAACCCGCTGTCTGATAAATTCACACACGCTGGCATTGTGTAAACCCACGGTCTCGATTGTTAATACCGCCAGAGGGGGGCTGATTGATGAAGCCGCGCTGTTGTCCGCCCTGAATCACCGCCGCATCGCCGGCGCGGCATTGGATTGTCTGACCCAGGAGCCGCCGGCAAAAGATAATCCGTTAATGAACGCGGCGAAAATATTGCCTAACTTGCTGATTACGCCTCATATTGGCTGGACTTCCGCTTCATCTCTACAGGTATTGATGGAAAAAACGGTCGAGAATATTGATGAGTTTGTTCAGCAAAATGGATATTGA
- a CDS encoding sugar ABC transporter ATP-binding protein → MSNTQPSRLEMRHISISFSGFHALKQVDFTLRGGSIHALTGANGAGKSTLMAILSGAYDHYSGDIIIDGARVDIHSPRDAKRYGIHLVQQEVDVALVPSLSVAENIMLDTLAQSGHVLNWPQLYRQAQSLLDQLGIHLNVRQRLDRCSLAEKQQILLARALSHECRFLILDEPTAPLDQAESARLFQVVRRLQAEGIGIVFISHRIHELSEICDTLTVLRDGEFVSSGAMQGLSGEQIVERMLGHRLDDIFPPRRTAPPADPLLRVAGLHDETLLRDISLTLHKGEVLGIAGLAGAGKTELCKALFGATPSQIAQGEYNGVAWRPHSPHQSVEQGIALVPEERRKEGIFLDESVTMNLSVSASDSFSRWGIFNRRQALAWAGKVIQQLTIRTTGPMQKLVRLSGGNQQKVAIGKWLRSEAQVLIFDEPTKGVDIKAKQDLFSLIDGLARQGKGIIYASGEFSELVGLCDRICVLWDGRIVAELDASAIDEETLLLYSTGGTPA, encoded by the coding sequence ATGTCTAACACCCAACCATCCCGACTGGAAATGCGCCATATTTCCATCTCATTTTCCGGCTTTCATGCGCTGAAACAGGTTGATTTCACTCTGCGGGGCGGGTCTATCCATGCCTTGACCGGGGCGAACGGCGCGGGAAAATCGACGTTAATGGCGATTCTGTCCGGCGCCTACGACCACTACAGCGGCGACATCATTATCGACGGCGCGCGGGTTGATATCCATTCTCCGCGCGACGCCAAACGGTATGGCATCCATCTGGTGCAGCAGGAGGTGGACGTGGCGCTGGTGCCGAGTCTGTCGGTGGCGGAAAATATTATGCTGGATACGCTGGCGCAGTCCGGACATGTGCTTAACTGGCCGCAGCTTTATCGCCAGGCGCAGTCCCTGCTCGACCAGCTCGGCATCCATCTGAATGTCCGCCAGCGCCTGGACCGCTGCTCGCTGGCGGAAAAGCAACAGATCCTGTTGGCCAGAGCTTTATCCCATGAGTGCCGTTTTTTAATTCTGGATGAGCCGACCGCCCCGCTGGATCAGGCGGAAAGCGCCCGTCTGTTTCAGGTGGTGCGACGCTTGCAGGCCGAGGGGATCGGCATCGTTTTTATTTCTCACCGCATCCATGAGCTGAGTGAAATCTGCGACACGCTGACCGTGCTGCGCGACGGCGAGTTCGTCAGCAGCGGCGCGATGCAAGGACTAAGCGGCGAGCAAATCGTCGAACGCATGCTCGGCCACCGGCTGGATGATATTTTTCCGCCGCGCCGCACGGCGCCGCCGGCGGATCCGCTGCTGCGGGTCGCCGGCCTGCACGACGAAACGCTGTTGCGGGATATCTCGCTGACGCTGCATAAAGGCGAAGTGCTGGGGATCGCCGGGCTGGCGGGCGCCGGCAAAACCGAGCTATGCAAAGCGCTGTTCGGCGCCACGCCCAGTCAGATCGCCCAGGGAGAATATAACGGCGTCGCCTGGCGGCCCCACTCGCCGCATCAGTCTGTCGAACAGGGTATTGCGCTGGTTCCCGAAGAGCGGCGCAAAGAGGGCATATTTCTCGATGAGTCCGTCACCATGAATCTCAGCGTCAGCGCCAGCGACAGCTTTTCCCGCTGGGGAATATTCAACCGCCGGCAGGCGCTGGCCTGGGCCGGAAAAGTGATTCAGCAGTTAACCATTCGCACCACCGGACCGATGCAAAAGCTGGTTCGGCTGTCGGGCGGCAATCAACAAAAAGTAGCCATCGGCAAATGGCTGCGCAGCGAGGCGCAGGTGCTGATCTTTGATGAACCCACCAAAGGGGTGGATATCAAAGCCAAACAGGATCTGTTCTCGCTGATTGACGGCCTCGCCCGGCAGGGTAAAGGCATTATCTACGCCTCGGGCGAATTTTCCGAACTGGTCGGGCTGTGCGACCGTATCTGCGTACTGTGGGATGGCCGTATCGTCGCCGAACTGGACGCATCCGCCATCGATGAAGAAACACTATTATTGTATTCAACCGGAGGAACTCCCGCGTGA